One Flavobacterium cerinum genomic window, TTTCCAGTTTACCGATCAGATCCTGATTGATATAAATCTCGTCAGAAACCAAAAGGTATTGCTGTTCTTTCGCTTTTTTGAGCTTTTGAAACAATTCAATTAACGTGGTTGTATACTGTATATGAAACAGTTCCAGCTTATTCGGATCCAGGGCGGGATTGGATTTAAACAGATTATGAATAACTTTAGTACGTATATAAACGGCAAATAAATTCTTATGGTTAAAAAAGTTAGACAACATTTTAACCACCAATAACCGTTTTGCACTTTCATCCAGGATATTTTTGAATATTTCTTCCTGTTCCTGATTCATTTATTTAATCTCCTCTTCCTTCCTAACTGATAACTCCTTTTTTCAATTCGGCTTCCAGACTTTGTAACCCGGCATCAAGCTCTCTTCTTGTTTGTGCTCCCTGCTCGTGTATCTGTTTTACTTCTGTAAGCGTATCAATTAATGATTTTGTTGTATTTTTCAGTGTTTCCAGCGACACTATTGTGTTTTCATTTTCTTTGGCTACTTCAATACTGTTTTGTTTTAGCATTTCTGCATTTTTCTGCAAAATCGTATTGGTCGTTTCCGAAACTTTACGCTGTACTTCAATATTCTGACGTTGTCTTTGTAACGCTACCGCCAATGTTAACTGGTTTTTCCATACCGGCATTGTTGTCGTTAATATCGACTGTGCTTTTTCGGCAATAGACGTATTATTGTTCTGAACAACACGGATTTGTGCCAATGACTGCAACAAGATAAACCGAACCACTTTCATGTCGGCCAACCTTTTATCCAATCGGCTTATAAAGTTTCGTTTATCGGAAATCTGATAATCCTGATACTGAGCTGCATTCGCTTCCATTTCAGCTAATTCCTCATTAAGCTGTTTAAACTTAAGCTGACCAGCCACGATATAACGCTCCATTTCCTTAATCAGATTAACGTTACTGTCGAACATCGTTTGAAGTGACGTATTGTCCTTAACCGAGTTGATCATTCCGGCTTTAACCTTATTACTGATTCGGTCTACGTTAGCAGTGATCTTGTCGTATTTCTGGAAAATTTTCTTGACATCAATCACCATTTTACGCAATATCGGAATGTTTGAAAGAAAACGCTGAAACGCATTTTTATTCAGTTCGTCAACATCAATATAGTTTAGTTCGGCCAACAACTCATTAATAAGCGGACCAACATCACCGGCATGATGTGCTCTTACATTCGCCAGAAAGGTATCACTTTGACGCGAAATGCTATTTTGGATTTCCGCACCATAATTCAGAATGGAATTGGCATCATTCTCCGTAAGTTGATTGGAGATGGACTGATAGCCCGCTAAATCCGCTTCCTGAATATTCGCCAGATTAACATTCCCTTCTTTATCGATAGGGCCTGCCATTCCGGATAGTATTATTTCTTTATTTTCCATTTTTACAGATAGTTTTGTTGAATGGTAACCACTGTTTCTTCCAATCTTCTGTCGCGGGTAGGCGTTCCGATTGCGTTAAATTTCCATTCTCCGTTTCTTTTATAGAAGTTCCCTAATACCATCGTCACACTTCCGGCAAAAGTCGGATCGTTTGCTACATCATATTTGGCAAAAACTTCATTCACACGGGTTGGTGTTCCTTCATAAATTCGGATAGACGCAAAAGGAATATCTTTAAAATCCTGACCTCTGAAGCTATTAATAAAAAACGCTACGTGATTGGCTTTCGGATTTAATCTTGAAAAATCAACCGTGATTACTTCATTATCCAATCCGTCATCACCGTTAAGATCTCCGGTAAGGTCATCTCCACTGTGACGTATTGCTTGATCATTAGATTTTAATTGTCTAAAGCTCACCACATCCAGTGTATTTTTATTTTCGTCATATACTGCACAACTGGCATCCAAATCGACAGCTTCTTTCGTTTTAGAAAAGAAACCTTTCTTTTCGATTGCGCCCCAGTTTACACCTACACAGATGTTTAACAGTTTAGAACCGTTACTTTTTTCAAGGTTAATTCGTTGTCCTTTTTCCAGATTAATTGCCATAATCTTAATTGTATTTATTTAAATATTCCTGTAAACCACCTCTTTGTCCAACTCCGACAGCTTCGAATTTCCATTCGTTGTTTCTTTTATAAATTCTTCCGAATTCTACCGCCGTTTCGATAGAGAAATCTTCTTCCAATTCGTATTTCACTAATTCAGCATTGGTTGCAGTATCTACAATTCGCACAAATGAATTACGCACTTGTCCGAAGTTTTGTTTTCTGGCCTCCGCATCGTGAATGGTTACCACAATACAGATTTCAGTTGCTCTCGGATCAATTTTAGACAAATCAACATTAATTTGTTCATCATCTCCGTCACCGTCACCAGTAAGGTTATCTCCTGTATGCTCTACCGCCTCATCCGGAGATTTCAGGTTGTTATAAAATACAAAAAACTCATCAGCCAGGATTTTTTTATTATCCCCCATGATGAAAACCGATGCATCAAGGTCGAATTGTGCTCCTGTAGAAGAAGTGTTAGTATCCCAGCCTAATCCGATTGTAAATTTCGGAGCTGATAATGTCTCACGTTGACCTTTCTGTAAGTTGATAGCCATAATTATTGCTTTTTTGGTTGGTTAATGTATAAATAAATGTAAGATTTTCTTTGTATTCTGCTATGGTATGATAATTATTACTCACGGCCAGACGAAACAGTTCTTTTAAAGAAGCCGTATCCTCGATCCGATCCAATAATTCGTTGAATTCCATTTTCGGTAATTTCAATATGTATTTTACGGTTCTTGTATTAAAAACGAACGAATCGTGATTGATAACAGAAGCCAGACTTTCCGCATCCTTCACAAAGAAATAGTTATAATAGTTTTCGATGTTCGGATGGATATCTTTATTGATCAATTCAGCGTAATATAGAAAAACAAACTCTC contains:
- a CDS encoding toxic anion resistance protein; translated protein: MENKEIILSGMAGPIDKEGNVNLANIQEADLAGYQSISNQLTENDANSILNYGAEIQNSISRQSDTFLANVRAHHAGDVGPLINELLAELNYIDVDELNKNAFQRFLSNIPILRKMVIDVKKIFQKYDKITANVDRISNKVKAGMINSVKDNTSLQTMFDSNVNLIKEMERYIVAGQLKFKQLNEELAEMEANAAQYQDYQISDKRNFISRLDKRLADMKVVRFILLQSLAQIRVVQNNNTSIAEKAQSILTTTMPVWKNQLTLAVALQRQRQNIEVQRKVSETTNTILQKNAEMLKQNSIEVAKENENTIVSLETLKNTTKSLIDTLTEVKQIHEQGAQTRRELDAGLQSLEAELKKGVIS
- a CDS encoding TerD family protein, with amino-acid sequence MAINLEKGQRINLEKSNGSKLLNICVGVNWGAIEKKGFFSKTKEAVDLDASCAVYDENKNTLDVVSFRQLKSNDQAIRHSGDDLTGDLNGDDGLDNEVITVDFSRLNPKANHVAFFINSFRGQDFKDIPFASIRIYEGTPTRVNEVFAKYDVANDPTFAGSVTMVLGNFYKRNGEWKFNAIGTPTRDRRLEETVVTIQQNYL
- a CDS encoding TerD family protein; translation: MAINLQKGQRETLSAPKFTIGLGWDTNTSSTGAQFDLDASVFIMGDNKKILADEFFVFYNNLKSPDEAVEHTGDNLTGDGDGDDEQINVDLSKIDPRATEICIVVTIHDAEARKQNFGQVRNSFVRIVDTATNAELVKYELEEDFSIETAVEFGRIYKRNNEWKFEAVGVGQRGGLQEYLNKYN